DNA from Petropleomorpha daqingensis:
GTCAGCGGGCTGACCAACGTGGCCCGCGACGTCGCGGAAGGGCTCGTGGAGCGCGGCCACCGGGTGCGGGTGATCGCCGCCTGGCACGACCGGCGGCTGCCGGAGCGGGAGGTGATCGCGGGGGTGGAGGTCGAGCGCGCCCCCGTGCTCGCCCGGTTCGGCAAGGCCGTGGTCAGCCCGGCCCTCGTGCGGCGGGTGGTCGCCGCCGCACGCGGCGCATCGGTGACCAACCTGCACCTGCCCATGCCCGAGGCCGGCGCGATCGCTCCGTTCGTCCGCTCGCCGCTGGTGGTCACCTACCACTGCGACGTCAGCCCGCCGCCCGGCGCGGTCGGCCGGCTCGAGTCGGCCGGGGTCGACCTGTCCAGCCGGGTGGCCCTGCGCCGGGCCGGGTCCGTCGTGGTCACCAGCGACGACTACGCGCGGGCCAGCCGGGTCTGGCCGGCGATGGCCGGGCGGACGGCGGTGGTCCCGCCGCCCTGCCACGAGCGGCGGCCCGGAGAGCCCCGCTTCCGCGACGGCGCCGGGCTGCACGTCGGCTTCCTCGGCCGGATCGTCGAGGAGAAGGGGCTGCAGCACCTGGTGCGCGGCTTCCAGCTGCTCGACGACCCGGAGGCGCGGCTGGTCATCGGCGGCGACTTCGCCGAGGTGGCCGGCGGGTCGGTGGTCGACCAGGTGCGCCGGGCGGTCGACGGCGACCCGCGGATCCAGCTGCTCGGCTTCCTCTCCGAGGAGCAGATCGCCGACCTCTACGCCTCTATCGACGTGTTCGCGCTGCCGTCGGTGAACGCCTTCGAGGCGTTCGGCATCGTCCAGGTCGAGGCGATGATGGCCGGCGTCCCGGCGCTGGCCAGCGACCTGCCCGGCGTGCGGGTGCCGGTGCGGGAGACCGGGTTCGGCGTCGTCGTCCCGCCTCGCGACCCCGCCGCGATCGCCGACGGGCTGCGCCGCCTGGCGGCGAAGCCACCCGACGCCGAGGCCGGCCGCCGCGCGGCACGGGAGCGCTACGCGGCGCCGACGGTGATCGACGCCTACGAGGAGCTGCTGGTCAGCGCAGCAGCGAGCGGGCGATGACCATCCGCTGCACCTGGTTCGTGCCCTCGTAGATCTGGGTGATCTTGGCGTCGCGCATCATGCGCTCGACCGGGAAGTCCTGCGTG
Protein-coding regions in this window:
- a CDS encoding glycosyltransferase family 4 protein, with translation MSRRLDVLLALDYYAPYVSGLTNVARDVAEGLVERGHRVRVIAAWHDRRLPEREVIAGVEVERAPVLARFGKAVVSPALVRRVVAAARGASVTNLHLPMPEAGAIAPFVRSPLVVTYHCDVSPPPGAVGRLESAGVDLSSRVALRRAGSVVVTSDDYARASRVWPAMAGRTAVVPPPCHERRPGEPRFRDGAGLHVGFLGRIVEEKGLQHLVRGFQLLDDPEARLVIGGDFAEVAGGSVVDQVRRAVDGDPRIQLLGFLSEEQIADLYASIDVFALPSVNAFEAFGIVQVEAMMAGVPALASDLPGVRVPVRETGFGVVVPPRDPAAIADGLRRLAAKPPDAEAGRRAARERYAAPTVIDAYEELLVSAAASGR